From Nitratidesulfovibrio vulgaris str. Hildenborough, a single genomic window includes:
- a CDS encoding bifunctional nucleoside/nucleotide kinase/histidine phosphatase family protein: MKKLYVAMVGLPARGKSTLAKRIREGLEAEGLRVGIFNNGELRRTRLGRDSTAPEFYHPDNAEGRARREELAQENVAHARAFLAGGGNVAILDATNASRARRAMLEARLTDHPLLFVECRNDDPVLLEASLERKAALPEFAGKTRAEAIASFRQRMDYYERMYAPLEDECCWVRVDSVQNRILEERLGARVPFFHRIRDILVSDWVRNLYLVRHGETTYNVEGRIGGDPELTAHGKEQADALARHFSRVEVTHIFTSTRRRSSMTAAPLKAARPDCRIMALPEFDEIDAGLCEGMRYEDIQSEMPEQYAARMRDKYNYVYPQGEGYVTLRERVERGLKRALFIAGDAPGVLLIGHQAINRMILSHFLYRRTEDVPHIYIPQNQFYHIVATQRKKLFELVPFM, translated from the coding sequence GTGAAGAAGTTGTACGTGGCGATGGTCGGACTTCCGGCACGTGGCAAGTCGACGCTGGCGAAGCGCATCCGCGAAGGGCTCGAGGCAGAGGGGCTGCGCGTCGGCATCTTCAATAACGGCGAGTTGCGGCGCACCCGCCTCGGGCGCGACTCCACGGCACCGGAGTTCTATCATCCCGACAATGCCGAAGGGCGGGCCCGCCGCGAAGAGTTGGCGCAAGAGAACGTGGCCCATGCACGCGCCTTTCTCGCCGGGGGCGGCAATGTCGCCATTCTCGATGCGACCAATGCCAGCCGTGCCCGCCGTGCCATGCTGGAGGCACGTCTCACGGACCACCCGTTGCTGTTCGTGGAATGCCGCAACGACGACCCGGTGCTGCTTGAAGCAAGCCTCGAACGCAAGGCCGCCTTGCCGGAATTCGCCGGAAAGACACGGGCCGAGGCCATTGCCAGCTTCAGGCAGCGTATGGACTACTACGAGCGCATGTACGCCCCGCTGGAGGATGAGTGCTGCTGGGTGCGTGTCGACTCGGTGCAGAATCGCATCCTCGAGGAACGTCTTGGCGCGCGCGTGCCCTTCTTCCACCGTATCCGCGACATCCTCGTCTCCGACTGGGTGCGCAACCTCTATCTGGTGCGCCATGGCGAGACGACCTACAACGTGGAAGGACGCATAGGCGGCGACCCCGAACTCACGGCGCACGGCAAGGAACAGGCCGACGCGCTGGCACGGCATTTCAGCCGGGTCGAGGTCACGCACATCTTCACCTCGACGCGGCGACGTTCGTCCATGACGGCGGCACCGCTCAAGGCCGCCCGTCCGGACTGCCGTATCATGGCACTGCCGGAGTTCGACGAGATCGACGCGGGGCTGTGCGAGGGAATGCGCTACGAGGACATCCAGTCAGAGATGCCTGAACAGTATGCGGCGCGCATGCGTGACAAGTACAACTACGTCTATCCGCAGGGGGAGGGCTACGTCACCTTGCGAGAACGGGTGGAGAGGGGGCTCAAACGGGCACTCTTCATCGCGGGCGACGCACCGGGTGTGCTGCTCATCGGGCATCAGGCGATCAACCGCATGATTCTCTCGCACTTCCTCTACCGTCGCACAGAGGACGTGCCGCACATCTACATCCCGCAGAACCAGTTCTACCATATCGTGGCGACGCAACGTAAGAAGCTGTTCGAACTGGTACCCTTCATGTAG
- a CDS encoding substrate-binding periplasmic protein, with amino-acid sequence MLQLLTRILAMSACILLLAYNNAKAGADLYVMAEESTPPYAFVEHGIKKGIDHDIIVEAAKRMNIRVEIDMVPWIRMYKSIETGVCDAGSVFFHVKERESFAIFTNPPLHHSTYSVFIRKDSKLEYSSIESLYGKTIGVSRGYRLNNDFKEAVERGFIQIEETNNISMNIRKVMAGRLYCMVANYDVTMLELSRAGLRGQLIALNPPLLERKPLHFVFSKAGRYGNNKEFIAKFESTLDAMKNDGTFKRIYDRYYAKQ; translated from the coding sequence ATGCTGCAATTACTCACACGTATTTTGGCAATGTCGGCATGTATTCTCCTGCTGGCATATAACAATGCAAAAGCAGGCGCCGACCTCTATGTCATGGCTGAAGAGTCGACGCCTCCATACGCCTTCGTTGAACATGGCATAAAAAAGGGGATTGACCACGACATCATCGTCGAAGCTGCGAAAAGAATGAACATCCGTGTTGAAATCGACATGGTTCCATGGATACGCATGTATAAATCCATCGAGACAGGCGTTTGTGATGCAGGGTCTGTATTCTTCCATGTCAAGGAACGGGAGTCATTTGCGATATTTACAAATCCTCCTCTCCATCATAGCACATATTCTGTATTCATCAGAAAGGACAGCAAGCTTGAATACTCATCGATTGAAAGTCTTTACGGCAAAACGATTGGCGTATCCAGAGGATACAGGCTGAACAACGACTTCAAGGAGGCTGTAGAAAGAGGCTTCATTCAAATAGAAGAGACGAACAACATCTCTATGAACATAAGAAAAGTCATGGCTGGGCGACTATACTGCATGGTGGCAAATTACGATGTCACGATGCTTGAACTTTCCCGTGCTGGTCTTCGTGGCCAGCTTATAGCCTTGAACCCACCATTACTTGAAAGAAAGCCGCTCCATTTCGTTTTTTCTAAAGCAGGCAGGTATGGCAACAATAAAGAGTTCATAGCTAAATTCGAGTCGACGCTCGATGCCATGAAAAACGACGGAACATTCAAAAGAATATACGATCGATACTACGCCAAACAATGA
- a CDS encoding sigma-54 interaction domain-containing protein, producing the protein MHETDPRFLRGIIDTLNEGLVFVGPDGRIRMVNPALERLTGFTRDELVGRACSVLQCDACVRQRKDGGAHWCRLFDRKGENRKRCTVRRKDGTVVPVLKNARVLTDGQGGVQGAVEIITDLSELVDKERRIEELSRLLGSEEGFAGMVGASSAMHRTFRLLERAAESDAPVLLLGASGTGKELAARAVHELGRRRNGPYVQLNCAALNENLLESELFGHVRGAFTGAVRDRQGRFEAAHGGDLFLDEIGDLPLPTQVKLLRVLETKRIERVGDNHPREVDVRIIAATNRNLGALVRAGRFREDLLFRINVIPVTLPALAARREDIPLLAAFFLRAITERDGRKAGGLTPAALRHLVAYTWPGNVRELRSAMEYACVVAGGGDIDAEHLPPHIIDGTPECGGHALAATVAERTGPDAAQEAPADEVRPDAPVRVAGPGAGGGTQGRAGEVGAVAAIPVVSAVPVVPAVPVVTDSGPDHEMMSVDAHDRVMSLPGTSGEAGTPPPAMADAFPPTQRELREGEERRQLLTALRRARGNISEAARLLGVYRGTVRNRMARYGIDLHREVKG; encoded by the coding sequence ATGCATGAGACCGACCCGCGTTTTCTTCGCGGCATCATCGACACCCTGAACGAGGGGCTGGTCTTCGTCGGACCCGACGGACGCATCCGCATGGTGAATCCGGCGCTGGAGCGGCTGACGGGCTTCACCCGTGATGAACTGGTGGGACGCGCGTGTTCCGTGCTGCAATGTGATGCCTGTGTCCGGCAACGCAAGGATGGCGGGGCGCACTGGTGCCGCCTTTTCGACCGCAAGGGCGAGAACCGCAAGCGGTGCACGGTGCGCCGCAAGGACGGTACGGTGGTTCCCGTGCTCAAGAACGCCCGCGTGCTCACCGATGGACAGGGAGGCGTGCAGGGTGCCGTGGAGATCATCACCGACCTTTCCGAACTGGTGGACAAGGAGCGCCGTATCGAAGAGCTTTCGCGCCTTCTCGGGTCGGAGGAGGGCTTCGCGGGCATGGTCGGTGCGTCCTCAGCCATGCATCGTACCTTCAGGTTGCTTGAACGTGCCGCAGAGAGCGATGCCCCGGTGTTGTTGCTGGGGGCGTCTGGCACGGGCAAGGAACTGGCTGCGCGGGCGGTGCACGAACTGGGCAGGCGACGCAACGGCCCCTATGTGCAACTCAACTGTGCGGCCCTCAACGAGAATCTGCTTGAAAGCGAGCTGTTCGGTCACGTGCGCGGTGCCTTCACCGGGGCGGTACGCGACAGGCAGGGACGGTTCGAGGCAGCCCATGGCGGAGACCTCTTCCTCGACGAGATAGGCGACCTGCCCCTGCCGACGCAGGTGAAGCTGTTGCGCGTGCTTGAGACCAAACGCATCGAGAGGGTGGGCGACAATCACCCCCGTGAGGTGGACGTGCGCATCATCGCCGCCACCAACAGGAATCTCGGCGCGCTCGTGCGCGCGGGGCGTTTCCGTGAAGACCTGCTGTTTCGCATCAACGTCATTCCGGTCACGCTGCCTGCGCTGGCTGCACGGCGTGAAGACATTCCCCTGCTGGCGGCCTTCTTCCTGCGTGCCATCACCGAACGTGACGGTCGCAAGGCCGGAGGGCTGACGCCGGCGGCCCTGCGGCATCTGGTGGCCTATACATGGCCGGGAAACGTGCGCGAATTGCGTAGCGCCATGGAGTATGCCTGTGTGGTGGCGGGCGGAGGTGACATCGACGCGGAACATCTCCCGCCGCACATCATCGACGGGACGCCGGAATGCGGGGGGCATGCGCTGGCTGCCACCGTGGCCGAAAGGACAGGGCCGGATGCCGCACAGGAGGCCCCTGCGGATGAGGTGCGCCCTGATGCCCCAGTGCGTGTTGCCGGGCCCGGTGCCGGTGGGGGCACGCAGGGTCGGGCCGGTGAAGTCGGTGCTGTTGCCGCGATACCTGTCGTGTCCGCTGTGCCCGTGGTGCCCGCTGTGCCTGTTGTGACCGACTCCGGCCCCGACCATGAGATGATGTCGGTGGACGCCCATGACCGCGTGATGTCACTGCCCGGCACTTCCGGCGAGGCTGGCACGCCGCCGCCCGCCATGGCGGACGCCTTCCCGCCAACGCAACGCGAATTGCGCGAAGGAGAGGAGCGAAGGCAGCTTCTTACGGCGTTGCGTCGTGCACGCGGCAATATCTCCGAGGCGGCGCGCCTGCTTGGGGTATACCGGGGGACGGTACGTAACCGCATGGCGCGTTACGGCATCGACCTTCACCGCGAGGTGAAAGGATGA
- a CDS encoding 4Fe-4S dicluster domain-containing protein codes for MSASTAVRGKRISRRRFLGGLGIAGTALALPAGARADVPAMPGASSGKTPTVYATLYDLDRCVGCGACVEACHERNGARYPEPIKPFPDLVPAGTKNEDWSDRRDVDDRLTPYNWLYIQSATVDTPEGPRELHLPRRCLHCANPPCANLCPWGSARRETSGAVSIEASTCLGGAKCRTVCPWHIPQRQSGVGLYLDLMPRFAGNGVMYKCDRCADITARGGIPACIEACPYDVQTIGPRDAIIAEAKRLAAERGWHLYGLDDNGGTNTIYLSPVPFGLLDAAIPKGPGRPHLAPVADAMRDETRLAAVAATAPLAGFGAAMLRVAADIREAAHSDAPGAHSSHAMGKPGRAATHRLSAPTPIDTITPHAFLPPATSRAVRAIWLACAIVLGFTGLMQMPIAARYGMTALPGLAWTGDFHVTHRMHYVFAALLLGLGGWLLGRALRQRAFPALTREGWLRLGLVAGLTGTGVLRVLKNLPDVSFSPLLTLWIDLAHLGLAVALGAVALVFAFTGRTAWTRPRPPAGRPPA; via the coding sequence ATGTCAGCATCTACAGCAGTCCGCGGCAAGCGCATCTCGCGCCGCCGCTTCCTTGGCGGTCTCGGCATCGCCGGAACGGCCCTCGCCCTCCCCGCAGGCGCACGGGCGGACGTTCCGGCGATGCCGGGAGCGTCATCCGGCAAGACGCCCACGGTCTATGCCACCCTCTATGACCTCGACCGCTGCGTCGGTTGCGGTGCGTGCGTCGAGGCATGCCATGAGCGCAACGGCGCACGCTACCCCGAACCGATAAAGCCCTTCCCCGACCTCGTCCCCGCCGGGACGAAGAACGAAGACTGGTCGGACAGGCGCGACGTGGACGACAGGCTTACCCCCTACAACTGGCTGTACATCCAGTCCGCCACCGTCGATACGCCGGAAGGCCCGCGCGAGCTGCACTTGCCCCGGCGCTGCCTGCACTGCGCCAACCCGCCCTGCGCCAACCTGTGCCCGTGGGGGTCGGCACGGCGCGAGACCTCCGGTGCCGTGAGTATCGAGGCCTCCACCTGTCTTGGAGGGGCCAAATGCCGCACAGTATGCCCCTGGCACATTCCGCAGCGGCAATCGGGGGTGGGGCTGTACCTCGACCTCATGCCACGCTTCGCAGGCAATGGCGTCATGTACAAATGCGACCGCTGCGCCGACATCACCGCCCGCGGCGGCATACCCGCCTGTATCGAAGCCTGCCCCTACGACGTGCAGACCATCGGCCCCCGTGACGCCATCATCGCCGAAGCGAAGCGACTTGCCGCCGAAAGGGGCTGGCACCTCTACGGGCTTGACGACAACGGCGGCACCAACACCATCTATCTCTCACCCGTGCCCTTCGGGCTGCTGGACGCTGCCATCCCCAAGGGGCCGGGCAGGCCGCACCTCGCCCCCGTGGCGGATGCCATGCGCGACGAGACCCGCCTTGCCGCCGTGGCTGCCACCGCGCCCCTGGCCGGATTCGGTGCCGCCATGCTGCGTGTAGCCGCCGACATACGCGAAGCGGCCCATAGCGACGCACCCGGCGCACATTCTTCACACGCCATGGGGAAGCCCGGACGGGCTGCCACCCACCGTCTGTCAGCCCCCACCCCAATAGACACCATCACACCCCATGCCTTTCTCCCCCCTGCCACGTCTCGCGCCGTCCGCGCCATCTGGCTTGCGTGCGCCATCGTGCTGGGATTCACGGGGCTGATGCAGATGCCCATCGCCGCACGCTACGGCATGACGGCACTGCCCGGGCTGGCATGGACAGGAGATTTCCACGTCACGCACCGCATGCACTACGTCTTCGCAGCCCTGCTGCTTGGACTCGGGGGCTGGCTTCTCGGCAGGGCGTTGCGGCAGCGCGCCTTCCCGGCACTCACCCGCGAGGGCTGGCTTCGTCTCGGGCTTGTGGCCGGACTGACAGGCACCGGGGTGTTGCGTGTGCTCAAGAACCTGCCCGACGTGAGCTTCAGCCCCCTGCTGACCTTATGGATAGACCTCGCTCACCTCGGCCTCGCCGTTGCGCTGGGCGCGGTTGCGCTCGTCTTCGCCTTCACGGGGCGCACGGCATGGACCCGCCCCCGCCCACCCGCCGGACGTCCCCCCGCATAG
- the fabG gene encoding 3-oxoacyl-ACP reductase FabG, with product MQDRRVMVTGSAKGIGKGIAEAFASRGARVFLADLSAEHVEATGNAFRAKGYNVAWGVADVKDKASVEQVASKAVEQLGGLDVLCANAGIFPAAPLETMTEEQWDTVLDVNLKGMFLTVQACIPALKESTSGRIVVTSSITGPVTGYPGWCHYGASKAGQMGFIRTAAIELARYGITINAVQPGNIATEGLQEQGEAYMASMASSIPLRRLGLPADIAAAAVFLASPDAGYITGQGIIVDGGQILPETLEALDA from the coding sequence ATGCAAGACAGAAGAGTGATGGTGACCGGTTCTGCCAAAGGAATCGGCAAGGGCATAGCCGAAGCCTTCGCCTCTCGAGGAGCGCGCGTATTCCTCGCCGACCTTTCCGCGGAGCATGTCGAGGCCACAGGCAATGCGTTCAGGGCAAAGGGGTACAACGTCGCATGGGGCGTTGCCGATGTGAAGGACAAGGCTTCTGTGGAACAGGTCGCGAGCAAGGCCGTGGAACAACTCGGCGGGTTGGATGTGCTATGCGCCAATGCGGGCATCTTTCCCGCTGCACCGCTGGAGACCATGACCGAAGAACAGTGGGACACGGTGCTCGACGTGAACCTCAAGGGCATGTTCCTTACGGTGCAGGCCTGCATACCGGCACTGAAAGAGAGCACGTCGGGGCGCATTGTGGTCACATCGTCAATCACCGGCCCCGTGACAGGCTATCCGGGGTGGTGCCACTATGGCGCGAGCAAGGCGGGGCAGATGGGCTTCATCCGCACCGCAGCCATCGAACTGGCGAGATACGGCATAACCATCAACGCAGTCCAACCCGGCAACATCGCCACGGAAGGGCTTCAGGAACAGGGAGAGGCCTATATGGCCTCCATGGCTTCTTCCATCCCCCTGCGGCGGCTTGGCCTCCCTGCCGACATCGCAGCGGCGGCCGTCTTTCTCGCCTCTCCTGACGCGGGGTACATCACCGGGCAGGGCATCATCGTCGATGGCGGGCAAATCCTCCCAGAGACACTCGAAGCGCTTGATGCGTAA
- a CDS encoding polysaccharide biosynthesis/export family protein, whose protein sequence is MRGVLALFFGRSALTLTLALLVSVFVAVSGDMAHAVTADAKAAPQADIAPFGANLFQGNFAAARSGDTREIVAGDRLVLRLWGDRSFDGVLTVNEAGDVDITDVGPVPVAGLAQAQLADAIKSKLSATGVENVQMYVTLLDSRPLSVFVTGFVLRPGRYTGGPGDMVLAYLDKAGGIDPRRGSYRNIRIMRDNAEVSRFDLYPFALRGELPRLRLLDGDTIVVGEKGPAVAATGEVRNVARFEFRKGEAMGHNLSLMADPKPTASHVSLVGTRHGAPFNLYLPLRDFDTMPLEDGDNVTYLADMPGDTIMVEVRGAIRGASRFPVKRNARLRDVQQFIAVDRDRADLQGLYIKRRSVAERQKKAIEEALRRLEQSSFTATSASAEEAQIRSHEAEMISKFAEKARNVEPDGIVVVGSGGKVADIALEDGDVIVIPGKSDVVLVTGEVVMPQAIVWAGDKRLKDYIRGAGGYSNRADTSSVLIVRPNGEVFRTGDTTIAPGDHLMVLPRFDSKNMQLVKDMSQILYQIAVATKVVVGL, encoded by the coding sequence ATGCGTGGCGTCCTTGCCTTGTTCTTCGGGCGGTCAGCCCTGACGCTGACCCTTGCCCTCCTTGTGTCTGTATTCGTGGCCGTGTCCGGTGACATGGCCCATGCCGTGACGGCCGATGCCAAGGCGGCCCCGCAAGCCGACATCGCGCCCTTCGGGGCGAATCTCTTCCAGGGCAATTTCGCAGCAGCCCGCAGTGGCGACACCCGCGAAATCGTCGCTGGCGACCGTCTGGTGCTGCGCCTCTGGGGTGACCGGTCGTTCGATGGTGTGCTCACCGTCAACGAGGCCGGAGATGTGGACATCACCGACGTGGGGCCGGTGCCCGTGGCAGGTCTTGCACAGGCCCAACTGGCCGATGCCATCAAGAGCAAGCTGAGTGCCACGGGGGTCGAGAACGTGCAGATGTACGTGACACTGCTCGACAGCCGTCCCCTGTCCGTCTTCGTGACCGGGTTCGTGCTGCGGCCCGGCAGGTATACCGGAGGCCCCGGTGACATGGTGCTCGCCTATCTCGACAAGGCGGGCGGCATCGACCCGCGGCGTGGCAGCTATCGCAACATCCGCATCATGCGCGACAACGCCGAGGTGAGCCGTTTCGACCTCTACCCCTTCGCACTGCGTGGTGAACTGCCGCGTTTGCGCCTGTTAGACGGCGATACCATCGTCGTGGGCGAGAAGGGGCCCGCCGTGGCCGCCACCGGCGAAGTGCGCAACGTCGCACGGTTCGAGTTCCGCAAGGGCGAGGCGATGGGGCACAACCTCTCGCTCATGGCCGACCCCAAGCCCACGGCATCGCACGTGAGCCTTGTGGGGACCCGCCATGGTGCGCCCTTCAACCTGTACCTTCCGTTGCGCGATTTCGACACCATGCCGCTCGAGGATGGTGACAACGTGACCTACCTCGCAGACATGCCCGGCGATACCATCATGGTGGAGGTGCGTGGTGCCATTCGCGGGGCCTCGCGTTTTCCCGTGAAGCGCAACGCCCGCCTGCGTGACGTGCAGCAGTTCATCGCCGTCGATCGCGACAGGGCCGACCTTCAGGGGCTGTACATCAAGCGGCGCAGCGTCGCCGAACGGCAGAAGAAGGCCATCGAAGAGGCCTTGCGCCGCCTTGAGCAAAGCTCCTTCACGGCCACATCTGCCAGCGCGGAGGAAGCCCAGATTCGCAGCCACGAGGCCGAGATGATCTCCAAGTTCGCCGAAAAGGCGCGCAACGTGGAGCCCGACGGCATCGTCGTGGTGGGGTCGGGCGGCAAGGTCGCCGACATCGCCCTCGAGGATGGCGACGTCATCGTCATTCCCGGCAAGAGTGACGTCGTACTCGTCACGGGTGAGGTCGTCATGCCGCAGGCCATCGTCTGGGCAGGTGACAAGCGCCTGAAGGACTATATTCGCGGGGCAGGCGGCTACTCGAACAGGGCGGACACGTCGAGCGTGCTCATCGTGCGTCCCAATGGCGAGGTCTTCCGGACGGGCGATACCACCATCGCACCCGGTGACCATCTCATGGTGCTGCCGCGCTTCGATTCCAAGAACATGCAACTCGTGAAGGACATGTCGCAGATACTGTACCAGATTGCCGTGGCGACCAAGGTCGTCGTGGGGTTGTAG
- a CDS encoding tetrathionate reductase family octaheme c-type cytochrome → MHNANASFPRRQRLAVLALALTLLLPGASAWAAEVPPGATGLVGKLPEHHITADHSKHPALQQPFASPQEVTKACLSCHNQAALQVHKTIHWTWLDPADPTRKMGKGGITFNNFCIAVPSNEPRCTSCHAGYGWKDKNFDFSAQENVDCLVCHDRTGTYKKFPTMAGMPVSEPTKFGEEQFDPPDYNAVAAAVGRPTRDNCGNCHFYGGGGDAVKHGDLDSSLHTPKREIDVHMDVKGANFTCQRCHTTDVHFIAGRTYKEPAFTERKSLVQDDQVKRIACESCHTATPHKAGHKANDHTDKVACQTCHIPAYARAIPTKMWWDWSTAGKKKDGKNYKEKGPLGKPVYDTQKGDFRWEQNVVPEYKWYGGRMDYLLLTDKVDPAKPVEINRVIGSPDDPNARIMPFKVHRGKQPFDPELKTFVVPHLFGKDDAAYWKTYDWAKAIEAGQKAVGLPWSGKYTFVETAYHYPITHMVAPKEKALQCADCHSPAGRLAGVGGVWMPGRDASSAADTLGWIAVIGSLCAVTVHGILRLNARKRNDG, encoded by the coding sequence ATGCACAACGCCAACGCCTCGTTCCCCCGCCGTCAGCGGCTGGCGGTGCTGGCGCTCGCCCTGACCCTGCTGCTGCCGGGTGCTTCCGCATGGGCTGCGGAAGTACCGCCCGGTGCCACAGGCCTCGTAGGCAAGTTGCCGGAGCATCACATCACCGCCGACCACAGCAAGCACCCCGCGCTGCAACAACCCTTCGCCTCGCCGCAGGAGGTCACCAAAGCCTGCCTCTCGTGCCACAATCAGGCGGCCCTTCAGGTACACAAGACCATTCACTGGACATGGCTAGACCCGGCCGACCCCACCCGCAAGATGGGCAAGGGCGGCATCACCTTCAACAACTTCTGTATCGCCGTACCTTCCAACGAGCCACGCTGCACCTCATGCCATGCAGGCTACGGCTGGAAGGACAAGAACTTCGACTTCTCGGCGCAGGAGAACGTGGACTGCCTCGTCTGCCACGACCGCACAGGCACCTACAAGAAATTCCCCACCATGGCGGGGATGCCCGTATCCGAACCGACAAAGTTCGGCGAAGAGCAGTTCGACCCGCCCGACTACAACGCCGTCGCCGCCGCCGTGGGCAGACCCACACGCGACAACTGCGGCAACTGCCACTTCTATGGCGGGGGCGGAGACGCGGTGAAGCACGGCGACCTCGACTCGTCGCTGCATACGCCAAAGCGTGAAATCGACGTCCATATGGATGTGAAGGGGGCCAATTTCACCTGCCAGCGTTGCCACACCACCGATGTGCATTTCATAGCCGGACGCACCTACAAGGAACCCGCCTTCACCGAACGCAAGAGCCTCGTGCAGGACGACCAGGTCAAGCGCATCGCCTGCGAATCGTGCCATACCGCCACGCCGCACAAGGCCGGACACAAGGCCAACGACCATACGGACAAGGTCGCCTGCCAGACCTGCCATATCCCGGCCTATGCACGTGCCATCCCCACCAAGATGTGGTGGGACTGGTCTACCGCAGGCAAGAAGAAGGACGGCAAGAACTACAAGGAGAAGGGGCCGCTGGGGAAGCCCGTCTACGACACCCAGAAGGGCGACTTCAGGTGGGAACAGAACGTCGTGCCCGAATACAAGTGGTACGGGGGCCGCATGGACTACCTGCTGCTGACCGACAAGGTCGACCCCGCCAAGCCCGTCGAAATCAACCGCGTCATCGGCTCGCCCGACGACCCCAACGCGCGCATCATGCCCTTCAAGGTACACCGGGGCAAGCAGCCCTTCGACCCTGAACTGAAGACCTTCGTGGTACCGCACCTCTTCGGCAAGGACGACGCCGCCTACTGGAAGACCTACGACTGGGCCAAGGCCATCGAGGCCGGGCAGAAGGCCGTGGGACTGCCGTGGAGTGGCAAGTACACCTTCGTCGAGACGGCCTACCACTATCCCATCACGCACATGGTGGCCCCCAAGGAGAAGGCCCTGCAATGCGCCGACTGCCACAGCCCGGCGGGACGTCTGGCAGGTGTGGGCGGTGTATGGATGCCAGGACGTGACGCCAGCAGTGCCGCAGACACCCTCGGCTGGATCGCCGTCATCGGTTCACTGTGCGCCGTTACCGTGCACGGCATACTGCGGCTCAACGCGCGCAAGCGCAACGACGGATAG
- a CDS encoding lipoprotein, translating into MPGHPNRSFTRPAALLALVACLLLAACGGKQPEMAASPIDDPVVEKPLLDYLSTHDGGSSATLDDPEFGKSIRVFVEGSFLSASGQECRRATLLTRDGQAEVVVACKGDDGTWTMAPRIWGQGIGQ; encoded by the coding sequence ATGCCCGGACATCCGAACAGATCCTTCACGCGCCCTGCGGCCCTTCTCGCACTCGTGGCGTGTCTTCTTCTTGCAGCCTGCGGCGGCAAGCAGCCCGAAATGGCGGCTTCACCCATCGACGACCCTGTGGTGGAGAAACCCCTGCTGGACTATCTGTCCACCCATGACGGCGGTTCATCGGCGACGCTGGACGACCCGGAATTCGGCAAGTCCATCCGCGTCTTCGTCGAGGGTTCGTTCCTCTCGGCGTCTGGGCAGGAGTGCCGCCGGGCCACCTTGCTGACCCGTGACGGGCAGGCAGAGGTCGTTGTCGCCTGCAAGGGCGATGACGGTACATGGACGATGGCCCCCCGCATATGGGGGCAGGGTATCGGCCAGTAG
- a CDS encoding cytochrome b/b6 domain-containing protein, which produces MNTERLYLYTRFERFWHWAQTLLILVLLVTGFEIHGTYRLFGFETAFTVHNACAWTWFVLYAFIVFWMATTGEWKHYVPTFLKLMDVVRYYVSGIFKGEPHPVPKSERSKHNPLQRLTYLGIVSVLVPFQMVTGFLYYTYNQWPAFGFAGALTLQVVAVLHTVGAFAFLAFVIVHVYMTTTGHTLTAHIKAMFTGYEDVPRH; this is translated from the coding sequence ATGAACACCGAGAGACTCTACCTCTACACCCGGTTCGAGCGTTTCTGGCACTGGGCGCAGACACTGCTCATCCTCGTGCTGCTGGTCACGGGCTTCGAGATACACGGCACGTACAGGCTGTTCGGCTTCGAAACCGCCTTCACGGTGCACAACGCCTGTGCGTGGACATGGTTCGTGCTCTACGCCTTCATCGTCTTCTGGATGGCGACCACAGGTGAGTGGAAGCACTATGTGCCCACCTTCCTGAAGCTCATGGACGTGGTCCGCTACTATGTCTCGGGCATCTTCAAGGGTGAGCCGCATCCGGTGCCCAAGAGCGAACGCAGCAAGCACAACCCCCTGCAACGGCTCACCTACCTTGGCATCGTGTCGGTTCTCGTGCCCTTCCAGATGGTGACGGGCTTCCTGTACTACACCTACAACCAGTGGCCCGCCTTCGGCTTCGCCGGGGCGCTCACCCTTCAGGTGGTGGCCGTCCTGCACACGGTGGGGGCCTTCGCCTTTCTCGCCTTCGTCATCGTGCATGTGTACATGACCACCACCGGCCATACGCTCACCGCACATATCAAGGCCATGTTCACCGGCTACGAGGACGTACCGCGCCACTAG